The nucleotide window GAAGTCTCATCTAGTGCGCCGACTGTGACTTGGCTGCCGGCCCAATTGTCAGCCTCACTACGCGTGGTGATCAGGGTATGTCCATTGGTACTCGGTGCTAGCCACGGCTGGACCTTTTGCCAGGCTAAGCCTGTTGGTAAGTCGTCGACCACCCACAGATAAGGTTCACCTGTTTGGAGTTTGAGTCCCAGCGCCGTATGAATCTGCACCGGTGTACAGTCCGTGGTCTGTATGCCATGCGCAAGAGCAAAGTCGATAATCTGACTGTCGCGCAAGGCTTCATGCTCTTCCGGCGTGGTCGCATGAACGGCATCGTGACCCATGGCACGGAGCCAGTAGATTCCACCAGGATAAGCTGCGCCGAAGCGCAATGCATACATTTCCGCAGTCAATGATTTGCCCGATCCTCCGACGCCTACGAGTCGTACCAACGGTCTCTCGTGACTATTGGCAATGATTGGCATATCTGCCCGCTGGAGACCAAAATGGATCTCCCACATCTCGCGTAACCGACCGAAAAAGCGGTTAGAGCCGTTGCCGTTGATAGGGCCGTACCATTGTGGTCGTATTCGCTGAACAATATCTCCAAGTGTTCCGGAGAGCTTTGCAACGTGTCCGGCAATATTCTGTGTGAGGGTTTCGACTGCGTCGGCATCTTGTGGCGATGCAGCGTACAGGGCATCACGCAGTTCGACAGGCTGAATGTGGCTGTTCGTGGTGTGCGGATTCACCAGGAGGACCCGTCGACGTGGATCGCCCTCATGTTGTGCAGATGTGAAGGCATGGGTGAGTTCCCATTGGCAGGCGAGTGACTCTGGATAGGTTGTTGAGTACCAGGCGAGCAGTACTTTTGACTGGGCCAAGCCATCCTCGATACCTCGCTGAATGCTGGAGAACGCCTCGATATGACTTTCATCGAACCACACACGTAGGCCTGCGGCACGCAAGGCTTGTACTACCTGACGGGCGTTCGTAGCGTCGGCATGTCGATAACTGAAGAAAACATCAAACATGAGCGCCCTCCTATAGGGTCATATGTATTGTTCATTCAGTTCTGTGTGCAACAGCGTGACCAATGAACCTGTCATCACGGCGGCGTACGTGTATGTCGACCTAAAATGCACTGTACTCCTTTTTGCAAGAAGCGTCGTCCCCTCTGGCCACTTTGGAGTTCTGCCCGGTGTCGCCCGGTTGGAGAACTATCCAAGCGGGTCGCTACGGAGGTGCCATTTGTGTACAATGCGACAGTTTATACGTAAGATGTCAGGCAGAATCTTTTCTGGCTGACCAGTGACGGTCAGCCAGCGTTGAAGAGAAGGCTGCTTTCATGCTCAGGAGAATGATTGCATCGATGGTGTATCGATGTGAACCAACCGATGGCCGCATGTCGTCCCACCAGGTTTTCATCCAACAGAACAGGCGCCGATGGTCGTGCGAAGGTATGAGACTATTCCTCGGCATTTTCCTGCTGGTAGGCTTCCACTCCACTCCAGCCTGGAGTGAAAATCCTGCCCCTTCGGTGCATTGGGAAAGTACGGCATTCGCAGACCAGTATTCCACGTTTACGGGGGGACTCACTCTCAATCGATTTACCCCGATCGATGGGTTGGGGAACAAGTATGACTCCACGGTGGAGAATACCCTCGGCTTCAATCTGATCTCGTTCAGCTGGACCCAACATTGGGGTGGATTCTTGCAGGGCTGGAGTACCAATCTGACGGCCGGGATCAGCCCGACCGGGGACGAACCCAGTCAATTTTTCCAGAATAAAGTCGTGCATCAGCTTCGCCAACTGCCGACTGTACCGACGGTAGACCCTCGTCGGGAAACCGATGTGATGATCGATGGCTCTGTGACAAGGTGGTTTCCCTTGTTTCGGCCAAAGGTCATATTCGTGGGTGGAGGCTTTTCCGTCGGTACGATCTATCAACAGGGGTTTCTTCGCGCCGGTGTCCGGCGGATGCCGATCACGCCGGCTCTGTATCATAGTGAAGAGTGGGGCGATGTGAGCTTGCGGGCATCGGCCTTGGGACGGATCAGTTATCAAGACAACGGGCCGCGCTCCATGCCGTGAGAAACACCGCAGGGCTCGTGCAGCCCTCGATCGCTATTGGCCAGTACCGGATGACTGAGAATGGCGAAACCATTCCCACATGGGAAATCGAATTCGCCCTCATGTGGGACTCCGGGATTTTTGTGAATGTGGGGGGCGTGAGCCAGAAGCAGTTTGCCTGGTCCATTGCCGGCTCATTCGGGCCGGTCCGGTTCGAAACGTGGAACGATAGTATGGGAAACATCGCGGAGCGCGGCTTCGGCCCAACCTACGGCGCGACACTGACTCTCGACGTCCTACGAGTCTGGAACATCATCCAATGCCTCCGATCGAAGTCCTCCGCTGATTCGACGGCCTCGTCGTAAGATTCCTCACTTGGCCTAACGAACCGGAAAAGAAATAATAATCCCTCCCATCACATCATAGAGTTTGTAGTCCCGCTTTGCGCTCAGAGGATGATTGTTGTGGCATGCGACACAAGCCATCGAGACGGCCCGATCTGCAAAAATTGCCTTGAAATAACGTCTATCACCTTCAGTAATGATTCCCGTATAGGGTTTCCGGGGATTCTTTGCCACCGCTTCCAAGCCCGCTCGTTCGAACTGATCCACCGGCCCGTTCTTCGTGTAAATTGGGCCTAAGCTGCTTAGGCGGATATGGAGACCGAGGCCTAACCCCTGAACCTCCTGACCCGCCATCTGGAGGAATTGGGCTGGCAGAGGCAGCGCCCCCTTTTCTTTCCAGTCTTCCGCCGCCACAGTGACCTTGCGATCCTGCAGCTGCTCCACGACATGGGTGGAATAGATGCTCCGATCGACCTGAATGACTGCATGAATGTATTCTGCCACCAACTCCGGGGGGATTCCCTCCGGCTCTCCGGCCTGCGCAACATTCACGGAGACACCTGCAAGCAGAACGGCCAAGAGTTTGCCAAGGATCTGTCCAGCTACTTTCTCGATCATGGCAACCCTCCTTCCTCGCGCTCGCATGCAGGACTTGCTCACACGCTCATCGCCTCTACGAGGTCATTGCATCAATCTCGGCTATTTTGTCAGCACGTAAAGTTTTCGATCCTGTCAATATGACTTGGAGCTCCTGAGATCCCGTTACTTGGATGGTTGTTTCGCATCCAAGATAAAGATCTCGCCGCGCATGGTGTCACTCAGTAATTTCCCGTGAAGATTGCACCAGAAATGAAACCGCTCAAAGCTCGCTTCAGGGACACTAAAGCGGAGCATGACGCGATCTCTTGGTTCAACCCGAACTCCGAAGGCAGTGAGCGTATAGACGATGGTCGCGTGGCCTGAGATCTCCATGTCTTCCGCCTTCATGAGTAATGGTGAGACGAACTCATGCGCGACCTCATCCTCATTCTGGAGCAGGATGGCGAGGTCCATCCCGACTGGTAAGGAAAAAGCCGGGTTCGGTACAGAATTCTCAAGTGGTCCGCCCTTGACCACATGAAAGGCCTTGTCTTTCATCACGACGACGACATCCGGTTCATAAAGCAGCTCTTCGGCCGAGCCTATTCCGCTCATCCATATCCCCACTGCGAACAGGATGGCGAGTGCGATCAATCGCGATGGTGACGGCACTTTTTACCTCTTTTTTTCTCAACGGATGTACTCCGTGGAGAAGCTCATGCCTTCAGTGTGTGTGAGCAACGGATCGCGTAAAAGAAATCAGGTCGCCCGCGTCGATCGGATGATCCGGCGTCGGGCGACCTGAACCGCCATCGCTTCAGCCGCCGCCGATTCCACTGGTCTCTATGATCGCCAATTCCCCGCGCATTGCTTGTCCATGCTCCTTCCCATGGACATTGCACCAGAAGACATCATAGATGGTTGCTTTGTCGCCATATTGATCCAGCTTGGCGACAGGGGCGGTAAACTCAAGAGTCACGGCTTGCCCCGGATCGATGCGAATCCCTGAAGCTCGGGCGGTCTTGACCACTGTCGCGTTGCCCGAGATGCGGAATGGGACATCGCGGAACAGTGTAGACATGAACTCGTGCGCCACAAGATCCCGGTTGAGAAGTTTAATGACCACCGGCATCCCTGCCATGAGAGCAAACCCACGGGCTGTCCCACCTTTTGTGATTTGAAAAGTTTTTTCGCTGATATCAATGACCACGTCAACTTCGCTTGGGACGAAAGGTTCGGGAGGTGCGGCCTTTGCCCAGTAGTCACGGACCTCCGAGACCGAAATAAGGTTTGCGGCCTGGTACGTAGGAGGGGCCATCTCCCCAAGCTGATTCTTGTTGATCAGCAACGCCACACGAGGTTTGTTGGGCTCCGGCCATTCTTGTCTCATCGCGGTTCTGGGCACGGTCATCATCTGCCCGTCTCCTTCTAGCTCGATCAGTCCATACTCGGTCCCTATTGTGGTGTCGGTCAGTGTTCCTGTGAGATGGCCGACCGGGTGACCATCCTTGGTATATACGGGATAGTGCGACCCCGCTTTGAAGGAAAGCACCCCATCATTGGGCATGTAGCCTTCCCATCCCTGAGGCAGTCCAAGGTTGACCGTTTCAGGAGCTGGAGGCGCATCAAACCGGATGAGGCTCGCGCTACCGAGATCTGTGACCTCGACCTTCACAGTGTCCCCTCGGATAAATGGGCAGTCCCCCATTCGAAAACCGGTGCCAGGCTTCGATTCCACTTTCACTTCCTTGCTGCCGGTGCGAGTCGGGCAGATCAGGTGAGTGTCTTCCGTGACTGCAACGCGAACTACCTCGCCCGACGCCTTCCTGATCCAGTAAGCATTCCCTTCGACCTTGACGATATATCCGTTCAACATGTATTCGGCACCACTAACCGTCACTTGCGCCTTATCCTCAAACGATCCGGCAGTCGCTGTCGCAGCCAAGGCGAGCGCGACAACAACTCCTCCTAAGATGCCGATGTAATGCATGGCGATCCTCCTTGCTATAGGTTATCTTGCTGAATCTGCTGACACCATGTTCTCTTCTGCCGTCGCACGGCTAGACCCATCAAGTTGTGAAACATCGTTGACTGATAAGAACGGGATTCCGAGGTCGAACCAGATAAATTGGCGATTAGATCACTGAGGTATCGGGTCGAGGCAGAGAGAGAAACGAGAGAGCGCAAAAGGAGGGGAAATGGCATCGGATCCCCCTCGCGAAAGGATTGGATGTTTAGCCTACTCCTTAGCTGACGGTGATGCAAGTGGCGCATCACCCTTTCTCGCTGTCTCCCTGAAAAGGAAGTAATTGGGGAATGGCTTCTGGCCGAGCCTCCTCTTTCTTCCTAGCCAGGAACAACTTCCGGATGTACCAGACATAGAGCAGCGACAGCAGCGCGAAGTTGGTGATGAGAATACCTGGCGTCATCCATTGCCAGCCATCGACTTTCCAGTCAGAGAGGGGCCACAGTACCGGCGTCGGGAAAAAGGCGTACGAATGCAAAGGCACGTCGGCCAGGACATGGAGTCCCCACGCTCCCAATTCCCAGACCGGTCGTTTCAGGAAAAGCCATGCC belongs to Nitrospira sp. and includes:
- a CDS encoding DUF3365 domain-containing protein, which encodes MIEKVAGQILGKLLAVLLAGVSVNVAQAGEPEGIPPELVAEYIHAVIQVDRSIYSTHVVEQLQDRKVTVAAEDWKEKGALPLPAQFLQMAGQEVQGLGLGLHIRLSSLGPIYTKNGPVDQFERAGLEAVAKNPRKPYTGIITEGDRRYFKAIFADRAVSMACVACHNNHPLSAKRDYKLYDVMGGIIISFPVR